The Panthera uncia isolate 11264 chromosome C2, Puncia_PCG_1.0, whole genome shotgun sequence genome contains a region encoding:
- the SST gene encoding somatostatin: protein MLSCRLQCALAALSIVLALGGVTGAPSDPRLRQFLQKSLAAAAGKQELAKYFLAELLSEPNQTENDALEPEDLSQAAEQDEMRLELQRSTNSNPAMAPRERKAGCKNFFWKTFTSC, encoded by the exons ATGCTGTCCTGCCGCCTCCAGTGCGCGCTGGCCGCGCTGTCCATCGTCCTGGCTCTGGGCGGTGTCACCGGCGCGCCCTCCGATCCTCGACTCCGTCAGTTTCTGCAGAAGTCCCTGGCTGCTGCCGCGGGGAAGCAG GAACTGGCCAAGTACTTCTTGGCGGAGCTCCTGTCTGAACCCAACCAGACAGAGAACGATGCCCTGGAACCCGAAGACTTGTCCCAGGCGGCTGAGCAGGATGAAATGAGGCTGGAACTGCAGAGATCCACTAACTCAAACCCTGCCATGGCACCCCGAGAACGCAAAGCCGGCTGCAAGAATTTCTTCTGGAAGACTTTCACTTCCTGTTAG